AGTGTTTTTAATTATTCGGCTACATCGGGAACGTTAGAATTACTCAATCAAGTTGATGCTCATGGTGCCGATCCTTGTTATATTACAGCTACCGATGAAAACATTATTGTGGCTACTTACAGTGGTGGAACCATTTCAATATTTGATAAAAAACCAAACGGTGAATTGCTTTTTCAACAAGTCTTCAAACACAATGGCAAAAGCATAAACCAAGAACGTCAGGAGAAATCACACCTTCACATGGTACAACTAGCACCCGATAAAAAGCATCTTTTGGCTACTGATTTAGGTGCCGATTTCATTTATAGTTACAAATTCAATACAAAGGAGCGAAACAATACCTTAAGTTTTGGAAATGCTATAAAAATCAAGCCAGGTAGCGGTCCAAGGCATTTTTCGTTTAGCCCAAATGGAAATTATTTATATCTAATCAATGAGTTGGATGGTTCGCTAGATGTGTTTAAGTATAAAAACGGAAACTTAAAACTTATTCAGGAAACCAGCATTGTTGCAAATGATTTCAAAGGAAATACCAGCGCTGCCGATATACATGTTTCTTCCGATGGTAAATTTTTATACGCTACAAATCGAGGCGATGCCAATACGATTAGCTGTTTTGAAATCAAAAAGAATGGAAAACTAAAATTCAAACAAACGTTGAACACGTTAGGCAAAGGTCCAAGGAATTTTACAATCGATCCATCAGGCAAATTCCTTCTGGTAGCACATCAATACACCAATAATGTAGTGATAT
The window above is part of the Flavobacterium sp. PMTSA4 genome. Proteins encoded here:
- a CDS encoding lactonase family protein: MTKSIILFTVVFINFSILAQENKHHLLIGTYTNTCESDGIYVYDFDSTTGKAQLKSSTKGIVNPSYLTISEDKTKVYSVNEAGDKSQVSVFNYSATSGTLELLNQVDAHGADPCYITATDENIIVATYSGGTISIFDKKPNGELLFQQVFKHNGKSINQERQEKSHLHMVQLAPDKKHLLATDLGADFIYSYKFNTKERNNTLSFGNAIKIKPGSGPRHFSFSPNGNYLYLINELDGSLDVFKYKNGNLKLIQETSIVANDFKGNTSAADIHVSSDGKFLYATNRGDANTISCFEIKKNGKLKFKQTLNTLGKGPRNFTIDPSGKFLLVAHQYTNNVVIFNVDKQTGMLTDTGNRIELCSPVCLVFE